One window of the Syngnathoides biaculeatus isolate LvHL_M chromosome 11, ASM1980259v1, whole genome shotgun sequence genome contains the following:
- the sec24b gene encoding protein transport protein Sec24B: MSAPVNGYFGYGQTPTPNGGAAAPRQNGPVQTYTAAYPAMSYYGPPPQQRNYHTIPSHCTGTSGKPPVANSGRRANDYYQNHCHVAAPSSAPLSHQYASAIPSSAPPPSGHYSQFQQQHPPYATPAAYYGQMSYHSPPAHSQEQQQQQQQPTLLPPPPGGLGSPLYPVVSYPSSPGTSQYGTLVSNQTAAPVRTTRYGNLQPGSTTAVAGAAVHPGYNVAPSAQMASAVNGQGSTIAKTAHRTCNHQPSLNYDSYGGSVNGDRAPSGTPTSVPSSPAGTQYGYIANSGTSSASGPTAAPSSSSSEDDEDDDEEEEDEEAGDDTSSSTTGSASPVPNSYDSLEEGNYPDSMPPSANSTNQASPRSSYGYSAMQPAYGVGPTSLMDSQASRDPLGPSGYQQYPQAFPSLSQLSAALGGLSGVPELEVEALRPVNLLQERILLPPRPLQAPEPNLSSELKKVNCSPQTFRCTLTSIPQTQALLNKARLPLGLLLHPFRDLQQLPVITSNTIVRCRYCRTYINPFVTFLDQRRWKCNLCYRLNDVPDEFMYNPVTRSYGEPHKRPEVQNATVEFIASSDYMLRPPQPAVYLFMLDVSHNAVESGYLKYFCESLLDNLDKLPGDSRTKVGFLTFDSNIHFYNLQEGLSQPQMLVVTDIDDVFIPSHDSLMVNWKESKELIKDLLTSLPAMFSESRETQSALGPALQAAFKLMSPTGGRVSVFQTQLPTLGAGLLQSREDPSQRASAKGVQHLGPATDFYKKFALDCSGQQIGVDLFLLSSQYADLASLACIAKYSAGNIFYYPSFHHIHNPAQLEKFQKDLERYLSRKMGFEAVMRIRCTKGLSIHTFHGNFFVRSTDLLSLANVNPDSAFAVQLSIDDSLVDSSLACFQAALLYTSSKGKRRIRVHTLCLPVVNQLSDVYAGADVQAITCLLANMAIDRSVSSSLPDARDALMNAAVDFVSAYKSNVSNLQHSGLVVPAGMRLLPLYILSLLKQKAFRTGTSTRLDERVFAMCEFKTQPLQQLMRMVHPDLYRLDNMSDQGALHLNDRLVPQPPLLHLTAERLSRDGAFLMDCGSVFYLWIGKCCNETFIRDLLDYPNYASIPPNMGCIPELQTLLSERVRAFLDWLQDNRAFSCILHVIKDDASAKATFFRHLVEDRCESGSSYCEFLQDIQQQVS, from the exons ATGTCGGCTCCCGTGAACGGCTACTTCGGCTACGGTCAAACCCCGACGCCGAACGGTGGAGCCGCTGCCCCCCGACAGAATG GTCCAGTTCAGACATATACCGCCGCGTACCCCGCCATGAGTTACTATGGGCCCCCGCCTCAGCAACGGAACTACCACACCATCCCGTCACACTGCACGGGCACATCGGGCAAACCCCCCGTCGCAAACAGCGGCCGCCGTGCAAATGACTACTACCAGAATCACTGTCACGTAGCAGCCCCAAGCTCAGCGCCCCTTTCCCACCAATACGCTTCTGCCATTCCTTCCTCAGCGCCTCCGCCAAGCGGCCATTACAGCCAATTCCAGCAGCAACATCCTCCCTACGCTACTCCTGCAGCTTATTATGGACAGATGTCATACCACTCACCCCCAGCTCACTcccaggagcagcagcagcagcagcagcagcccacTTTGTTGCCTCCACCACCTGGTGGTCTCGGGTCCCCCCTCTATCCCGTTGTTTCCTACCCATCTTCGCCAGGGACGAGCCAGTACGGCACGCTCGTCTCCAACCAGACGGCCGCCCCGGTCAGAACGACACGGTACGGCAACCTTCAGCCAGGCTCTACAACAGCAGTAGCAGGAGCAGCAGTGCACCCCGGGTACAATGTGGCCCCTTCTGCTCAGATGGCATCAGCCGTCAACGGTCAAGGAAGCACAA TTGCAAAGACAGCCCACCGAACCTGCAACCATCAGCCCTCTCTAAACTACGACTCCTACGGCGGCAGCGTGAATGGAGACCGAGCGCCCTCAGGAACTCCCACATCAGTGCCTTCCTCACCAG CGGGCACGCAGTATGGCTACATTGCTAATAGCGGCACGAGCTCGGCCTCCGGTCCGACCGCAGCTCCCTCGTCGTCTAGCtcggaggatgatgaggacgatgatgaggaggaagaagatgaggaaGCAG GCGATGACACGTCATCTTCCACCACTGGGAGTGCGTCGCCGGTGCCCAATAGCTATGATTCCTTGGAAGAAGGCAATTATCCAG ATTCCATGCCACCTTCAGCAAATTCGACCAATCAAGCATCGCCCAGGAGTAGCTATGGTTACAGCGCCATGCAACCGGCCTATGGAGTAGGACCAACTTCTCTCATGGACTCGCAGGCTTCTCGAGACCCGCTTGGACCGTCAGGCTACCAGCAGTATCCACAG GCCTTCCCGAGCTTGTCTCAGCTGTCTGCGGCACTGGGGGGGCTCAGCGGGGTCCCGGAGCTTGAGGTGGAAGCTCTCAGGCCTGTCAACTTGCTGCAGGAGAGGATCCTGCTCCCCCCAAGACCCCTGCAGGCCCCTGAACCCAACCTGAGCTCAGAGCTGAAGAAGGTCAACTGCAGCCCTCA GACATTCCGGTGTACGCTGACAAGCATCCCTCAAACACAGGCTCTGCTCAACAAGGCCAGACTGCCCCTTGGCCTCCTCCTTCACCCCTTCAGAGACTTACAG CAACTCCCAGTTATCACGTCCAACACCATAGTCCGCTGTCGCTACTGTCGCACCTACATCAACCCTTTTGTTACCTTCCTGGACCAGCGACGATGGAAGTGTAACCTCTGCTATCGGCTCAACGATG TACCAGACGAGTTCATGTACAACCCGGTCACGCGGTCATACGGCGAACCTCACAAGCGGCCGGAGGTCCAAAACGCCACTGTAGAGTTCATCGCCTCTTCGGATTACATG CTGCGGCCCCCTCAACCGGCGGTGTACCTCTTCATGCTGGATGTTTCCCACAACGCCGTCGAAAGCGGGTACCTGAAATATTTCTGCGAGTCTCTCCTGGACAACCTGGATAA GTTACCTGGAGACTCGCGCACCAAGGTGGGATTCCTCACGTTTGACAGCAACATCCACTTCTACAACCTCCAGGAGGGACTCTCCCAGCCACAGATGTTGGTGGTGACTGATATCGATG ATGTTTTCATACCATCGCATGACAGTCTAATGGTGAACTGGAAGGAGAGCAAAGAG TTGATCAAAGACCTGCTGACCTCCCTCCCCGCCATGTTCAGCGAGAGCAGGGAAACGCAGAGCGCGCTGGGCCCCGCCCTGCAGGCCGCCTTCAAGCTCATGTCGCCCACCGGCGGGCGCGTCAGCGTGTTCCAGACGCAGTTGCCCACGCTTGGCGCCGGTTTACTGCAGTCCAGGGAGGACCCCAGCCAGCGTGCCAGTGCCAAG GGAGTGCAGCATCTTGGCCCCGCCACAGACTTCTATAAGAAATTTGCACTGGATTGCTCAGGACAACAGATCGGTGTTGATCTTTTTCTGCTCAGTTCCCAGTACGCTGACCTTGCCTCGCTGG CATGTATAGCCAAGTACTCTGCAGGCAACATCTTCTACTATCCCTCCTTTCATCACATCCACAACCCAGCCCAGTTGGAGAAGTTCCAGAAGGATCTTGAACGCTACCTCAGCAGAAAGATGGGCTTCGAGGCAGTCATGAGAATACGTTGCACTAAAG gtTTATCCATCCACACGTTCCACGGCAACTTCTTTGTGCGCTCCACCGACCTGCTGTCCCTCGCTAACGTAAACCCGGACTCTGCTTTCGCCGTCCAGCTGTCGATCGACGACTCGCTCGTCGATTCTTCTCTGGCCTGCTTCCAAGCAGCTCTGCTCTACACTTCAAGTAAAG GGAAGCGTCGTATCCGCGTCCACACGCTTTGTCTGCCTGTAGTCAACCAGCTGAGCGACGTGTACGCCGGTGCCGACGTCCAGGCCATTACATGCCTGCTGGCCAACATGG CGATTGACCGCTCCGTATCGTCCAGCCTGCCGGATGCCCGGGACGCTCTGATGAACGCAGCGGTGGACTTTGTGAGCGCCTACAAGAGCAACGTGTCCAACCTGCAGCATTCCGGCCTCGTGGTGCCAGCGGGCATGCGGCTTCTACCACTTTACATCCTCTCTCTGCTTAAACAG AAAGCGTTCCGTACAGGAACGAGCACACGCCTGGACGAGCGCGTCTTTGCCATGTGCGAGTTCAAGACGCAGCCGCTCCAGCAGCTCATGCGGATGGTTCACCCTGACTTGTATCGCTTGGACAACATGTCTGACCAG GGGGCGCTCCACCTCAACGACAGGCTTGTCCCGCAGCCTCCACTCCTCCACTTGACTGCGGAGAGGCTGAGCCGAGATGGAGCTTTCCTCATGGACTGCGGCAGC GTATTTTACCTGTGGATTGGCAAATGCTGCAACGAGACGTTCATCCGAGACCTTTTGGACTACCCCAACTACGCTTCAATTCCCCCCAACATG GGTTGCATTCCCGAGCTGCAGACGCTGCTGTCGGAGAGGGTGCGAGCGTTCCTAGACTGGTTGCAGGACAACAGAGCCTTCAGCTGCATCTTGCACGTCATCAA GGACGACGCCTCGGCCAAAGCGACCTTCTTCCGGCACCTGGTGGAGGATCGCTGCGAGTCGGGCTCCTCCTACTGTGAGTTCCTGCAGGACATCCAGCAGCAGGTATCCTAG